In one window of Caenimonas aquaedulcis DNA:
- the modB gene encoding molybdate ABC transporter permease subunit has product MPAFSAADFDAIWLTLKLATLTTALLLLLATPLAWWLARTASGWRAPVAAVVALPLVLPPTVLGFYLLVTMGPHGPVGQATQMLGLGTLPFTFAGLLVGSVIYSLPFAVQPLQHAFEAVGRRPMEVAATLRARPLDAFLSVAVPLARPGFVTAAILSFAHTVGEFGVVLMIGGNIPQQTRVVSTQIYGHVEALEYTQAHWLAGGMVLFSFAVLLALSLTSRRSLRVLG; this is encoded by the coding sequence ATGCCCGCCTTCAGCGCCGCCGACTTCGATGCGATCTGGCTGACGCTGAAGCTGGCGACCCTCACCACCGCCCTCCTGCTGCTGCTCGCGACGCCGCTCGCGTGGTGGCTCGCGCGAACCGCGTCGGGCTGGCGCGCGCCCGTCGCCGCCGTCGTGGCCTTGCCGCTCGTGCTGCCGCCCACGGTTTTGGGCTTCTACCTCCTGGTCACCATGGGCCCCCACGGACCCGTGGGGCAGGCCACGCAGATGCTCGGCCTGGGCACCCTGCCCTTCACCTTCGCCGGCCTCCTCGTGGGCTCGGTGATCTATTCGCTGCCCTTTGCCGTGCAGCCGCTGCAGCATGCCTTCGAGGCCGTGGGCCGCCGGCCGATGGAAGTGGCGGCGACCCTGCGTGCGCGTCCCCTGGATGCCTTCCTTTCCGTGGCCGTCCCGCTCGCACGGCCCGGGTTCGTGACCGCCGCGATCCTCAGCTTTGCGCACACGGTCGGCGAATTCGGCGTCGTGCTCATGATCGGCGGCAACATCCCGCAGCAGACGCGCGTCGTGTCCACGCAGATCTACGGGCACGTCGAGGCGCTGGAGTACACGCAGGCGCACTGGCTCGCGGGCGGCATGGTGCTGTTCTCGTTCGCGGTGCTGCTGGCGCTGTCCCTCACGAGCCGGCGCAGCCTGCGGGTGCTCGGATGA
- a CDS encoding sigma-54-dependent Fis family transcriptional regulator, with amino-acid sequence MERAVTPTSQGRLALIEGARRAVLGGGPPARESAVESWIARSWRRCLAAGHRPDERLGFDMVAAQARRRVLDANQPLLQAARPVLDRLARALASTRYFAILTDHQGIVIDAHGPIDRSDRRADLITRVGVDLSERAVGTTAIGAALGELQPVWLHRGEHFFNDTSAYSCAGAPLFGPDGRCVGMLDLTGIDAAERPELKHLVAQSARTIENALTLARPHRLLLRLNWPGRSLGGDDDGLLCLDADGWITGSNHVARQMAPPLAPGGAPVHCTELFAQPWEILFDQARGSAGERPTEVPLWSGLRLQALALLPGRETAAAAPRVPLREAEIAMIREAVAQARGNVQQAAQVLGISRATIYRKLASR; translated from the coding sequence ATGGAGCGCGCGGTGACCCCCACATCCCAGGGCCGGCTGGCCCTGATCGAAGGTGCGCGCCGGGCCGTCCTCGGCGGCGGCCCGCCGGCACGGGAATCGGCGGTGGAATCGTGGATCGCGCGCTCGTGGCGGCGCTGCCTCGCGGCCGGCCACCGCCCCGACGAACGGCTGGGCTTCGACATGGTGGCGGCTCAGGCGCGCAGGCGCGTGCTCGATGCCAACCAGCCCCTCCTGCAGGCCGCCCGCCCGGTGCTCGACCGCCTCGCCCGGGCCCTCGCCAGCACCCGCTACTTCGCCATCCTCACCGACCACCAGGGCATCGTGATCGACGCGCACGGCCCGATCGACCGCAGCGACCGCCGGGCCGACCTCATCACGCGCGTCGGCGTGGACCTGTCCGAACGCGCCGTGGGCACGACGGCCATCGGCGCCGCGCTGGGCGAACTGCAGCCCGTGTGGCTGCACCGCGGCGAACACTTCTTCAACGACACCTCCGCCTACAGCTGCGCGGGCGCGCCGCTGTTCGGGCCGGACGGCCGTTGCGTCGGCATGCTGGACCTGACCGGCATCGATGCGGCCGAGCGGCCCGAGCTCAAGCACCTGGTCGCGCAGTCCGCGCGCACCATCGAGAACGCGCTCACCCTGGCCCGGCCGCACCGCCTGCTGCTGCGCTTGAACTGGCCCGGCCGCTCCCTGGGCGGCGACGACGACGGCCTGCTCTGCCTGGACGCGGACGGCTGGATCACCGGCAGCAACCACGTGGCCCGCCAGATGGCGCCGCCCCTTGCCCCGGGCGGCGCGCCGGTGCACTGCACCGAGCTCTTCGCCCAGCCCTGGGAAATCCTCTTCGACCAGGCGCGCGGGAGCGCCGGCGAGCGCCCCACCGAGGTGCCGCTCTGGTCGGGCCTGCGGCTGCAGGCGCTCGCGCTGCTGCCCGGCCGGGAAACCGCCGCCGCCGCGCCGCGCGTGCCCCTGCGGGAGGCGGAGATCGCGATGATCCGCGAGGCCGTTGCGCAGGCACGCGGCAACGTGCAGCAGGCGGCGCAGGTGCTGGGCATCAGCCGGGCGACGATCTACCGCAAGCTCGCGAGCCGCTGA
- a CDS encoding efflux RND transporter periplasmic adaptor subunit has product MPALRQRFASRPLSLISLLAATLLAACGPGGNAQPAGGPGGGMPPPEVGVVTVAPGEVGLVTELPGRLEPSRVAQVRARAAGIVQRRLFTEGSDVRAGQPLFSIDAAPYAAQLASAQATMARAQANLGQATALAERYKPLVEANAISKQDYANAVAAQQQAQADVAAGKAAVQTAQINVGYASVTAPISGRIGRALVTEGALVGQGEATPLAVIQQINPMYVNFTQSAAEVLKMRKALAEGKLRRAAGAEGALVRVVLEDGSEHPNPGRLLFSDLTVDATSGQITLRAEVPNPNGTLLPGLYVRVRLEQAKAGNAVLLPQQAVTRATQGDTVMVVDKEGKVAPRTIKVSGEQNGQWVVTDGLKAGEQVMVDGFQKLRPGSPVKPVPWSATPPGGAPSASPASRPASAKS; this is encoded by the coding sequence ATGCCCGCCTTGCGCCAGCGTTTCGCGTCAAGACCTCTTTCCCTGATCTCCCTCCTCGCCGCCACGCTGCTGGCGGCTTGCGGCCCCGGCGGCAACGCCCAGCCCGCAGGCGGCCCCGGCGGCGGGATGCCGCCACCGGAAGTCGGTGTCGTCACCGTCGCCCCCGGCGAGGTGGGCCTCGTCACCGAACTGCCCGGCCGCCTGGAGCCTTCGCGCGTCGCCCAGGTGCGCGCGCGCGCCGCCGGCATCGTGCAAAGGCGCCTATTCACCGAAGGCTCGGACGTCCGCGCCGGCCAGCCGCTCTTTTCCATCGACGCCGCGCCCTATGCCGCGCAGCTGGCGAGCGCGCAGGCCACCATGGCGCGCGCCCAGGCCAATCTCGGGCAGGCCACGGCGCTCGCGGAACGCTACAAGCCGCTGGTGGAAGCCAACGCGATCAGCAAGCAGGACTACGCGAACGCCGTGGCGGCGCAGCAGCAGGCGCAGGCCGATGTCGCGGCCGGCAAGGCCGCGGTGCAGACCGCGCAGATCAACGTGGGATACGCCTCCGTCACGGCGCCGATCTCCGGACGCATCGGCCGCGCCCTCGTGACCGAAGGCGCGCTCGTCGGCCAGGGCGAGGCGACGCCGCTCGCGGTGATCCAGCAGATCAACCCGATGTACGTCAACTTCACGCAGTCCGCCGCCGAAGTGCTCAAGATGCGCAAGGCGCTGGCGGAGGGCAAGCTCAGGCGTGCCGCGGGCGCGGAAGGCGCGTTGGTGCGCGTGGTGCTGGAAGACGGCAGCGAACACCCGAACCCGGGTCGCCTGCTCTTCTCCGACCTCACGGTGGACGCGACCAGCGGGCAGATCACGCTGCGCGCGGAAGTGCCCAACCCGAACGGGACGCTGCTGCCGGGCCTGTACGTGCGCGTGCGGCTGGAGCAGGCCAAGGCCGGCAATGCCGTGCTGCTGCCGCAGCAGGCGGTCACCCGTGCGACCCAGGGCGACACGGTCATGGTCGTCGACAAGGAAGGCAAGGTCGCCCCGCGCACCATCAAGGTGAGCGGCGAGCAGAACGGCCAGTGGGTCGTCACCGACGGCCTGAAGGCCGGCGAGCAGGTGATGGTCGACGGCTTCCAGAAGCTGCGCCCGGGCTCCCCGGTCAAGCCCGTGCCGTGGTCCGCCACGCCGCCAGGCGGCGCGCCCTCCGCATCGCCCGCATCCCGTCCCGCATCCGCGAAGTCCTGA
- the modA gene encoding molybdate ABC transporter substrate-binding protein, which translates to MRVAALRRVLPCLAWLLVHAAAAAGQVSVAVASNFTAPMQKIAAAFAADTGHTVAPAFGATGAFYAQIRNGAPFQMLLAADDETPARLEQEGLAAAGTRFAYATGRLALWSAQPGLVDGKGEVLARGGFERIALANPKLAPYGAAAVEAMARLQVLARLQPRFVQGENIAQALQFVATGNAPLGFVALSQVMVDGRIARGSAWVVPSSLHAPIRQDAVILAAGKGSAAASALAAYLRGDKARAIIRSFGYEL; encoded by the coding sequence ATGCGCGTCGCGGCCCTCCGGCGTGTCCTCCCGTGCCTGGCCTGGCTGCTGGTGCACGCCGCCGCGGCTGCCGGCCAGGTGAGCGTCGCCGTGGCCTCCAACTTCACCGCGCCCATGCAGAAGATCGCGGCCGCGTTCGCGGCGGACACCGGCCACACCGTCGCGCCGGCCTTCGGGGCCACGGGCGCCTTCTACGCGCAGATCCGCAACGGCGCGCCGTTCCAGATGCTGCTCGCCGCCGACGACGAAACGCCCGCGCGGCTGGAGCAGGAAGGCCTCGCCGCCGCCGGCACGCGCTTCGCCTACGCCACCGGCCGGCTCGCGCTGTGGAGCGCGCAACCCGGCCTGGTGGACGGCAAGGGCGAGGTGCTCGCCCGGGGCGGCTTCGAGCGCATCGCACTGGCCAACCCGAAACTCGCGCCCTATGGCGCCGCCGCGGTCGAAGCGATGGCCCGGCTGCAGGTGCTGGCGCGCCTGCAGCCGCGCTTCGTGCAGGGCGAAAACATCGCGCAGGCCCTGCAGTTCGTGGCGACGGGCAACGCGCCACTCGGCTTCGTCGCCCTTTCGCAGGTGATGGTGGACGGGCGCATCGCGCGGGGCTCGGCCTGGGTCGTACCCTCCTCGCTGCACGCGCCGATCCGCCAGGATGCCGTCATCCTCGCCGCGGGCAAGGGCAGTGCGGCCGCCTCGGCGCTGGCCGCGTACTTGCGCGGCGACAAGGCCCGCGCGATCATCCGCAGCTTCGGCTACGAGCTCTGA